The following are encoded together in the Bacteroidales bacterium genome:
- a CDS encoding SPFH domain-containing protein, whose protein sequence is MGLFSKLKGELIDIIEWLDDSNDTISWRYDRYGNEIKNGAQLTVRESQVAVFINEGKLADVFPPGRYELTTQNLPILSTLKGWVHGFNSPFKAEVYFLNTKRFTNQKWGTPNIFYLRDADFGRVSLRAFGTYTMKVADPVKFIQEVAGTSGDFSTSEISSELRSLIVTQFIDAIGESKIPLLDMAQNYKDISVFCQKALGDEFLEYGIEITKFLVSSISLPEALQAKLDEGTGMNMLGDMNKYAQMKAADSMEKAAGNTGTGGGMEGMMGMAMMQQMMNQNNMMQNQQTQQNQQSAPPPPPVIQYFVSVNGQQQGPFNTEVLQQMIAQGQLKKETFVWKQGMAGWKAAGEVPEVSGLFGGTPPPPPPPPM, encoded by the coding sequence ATGGGATTATTCAGTAAACTTAAAGGTGAATTAATTGATATCATTGAATGGTTAGATGACAGTAATGATACAATTTCATGGAGATATGACAGATACGGCAATGAAATAAAAAACGGAGCACAACTGACAGTAAGAGAGTCACAAGTTGCCGTTTTTATTAACGAAGGTAAATTAGCAGATGTTTTTCCTCCGGGAAGATATGAATTAACAACACAAAACCTTCCCATACTTTCAACATTAAAAGGATGGGTACACGGATTTAACAGCCCTTTTAAAGCAGAAGTATATTTTTTAAATACTAAAAGGTTTACAAATCAGAAATGGGGAACACCCAACATCTTTTATTTAAGAGATGCCGATTTCGGACGTGTAAGTTTAAGAGCATTCGGAACTTACACAATGAAAGTTGCAGACCCGGTTAAATTTATTCAGGAAGTTGCCGGAACCAGCGGAGATTTCTCTACAAGTGAAATAAGCTCAGAATTAAGAAGTTTGATTGTAACACAATTTATTGATGCAATAGGAGAGAGTAAAATTCCTTTGCTTGATATGGCTCAGAATTATAAAGACATATCTGTTTTCTGCCAAAAAGCTCTGGGGGACGAATTTTTAGAATACGGTATTGAAATTACAAAATTTTTAGTGTCAAGTATAAGTTTGCCTGAGGCACTTCAAGCAAAACTTGATGAAGGAACAGGAATGAATATGCTGGGCGATATGAATAAATATGCTCAAATGAAAGCTGCCGACTCTATGGAAAAAGCTGCCGGAAATACCGGAACGGGAGGAGGAATGGAAGGAATGATGGGAATGGCAATGATGCAACAGATGATGAATCAAAATAATATGATGCAGAATCAACAAACACAACAAAATCAACAGTCTGCTCCGCCGCCCCCACCTGTTATACAATATTTTGTTTCAGTAAACGGGCAGCAACAAGGACCTTTTAATACCGAAGTATTACAACAAATGATAGCACAAGGGCAACTTAAAAAAGAAACATTTGTTTGGAAGCAAGGAATGGCAGGCTGGAAAGCTGCCGGTGAAGTTCCCGAAGTTTCAGGTTTATTCGGAGGAACTCCTCCTCCGCCACCGCCTCCTCCGATGTAG
- a CDS encoding RNA polymerase sigma factor RpoD/SigA yields MKQLKITKQVTNRESLSLDKYLHEISKYELITAEEEAKLAEKIRKDDFNALDRLIKANLRFVVSVAKQYQNQGLTLPDLINEGNIGLIKAAKRFDETKGFKFISYAVWWIRQSILQSLAEHSRIVRLPLNKITTANKVNRTFYELLQRYHREPSIKEIADELRIAPKDVQKVIAGNNKNISMDAPINDDEKMNLYNIIINDSSDSPEKEMIKQSLTAELKRVLATLPYREAEIIKQYYGIEMQHPLTLEEIGLNFDITRERVRQLKSRTLKILKRKSKILKKYL; encoded by the coding sequence ATGAAGCAACTTAAAATCACTAAGCAAGTTACAAACCGAGAATCATTGTCTCTGGATAAATACCTGCATGAGATTAGTAAGTATGAATTGATTACAGCAGAAGAAGAAGCTAAATTAGCAGAGAAAATAAGAAAAGATGATTTTAATGCACTTGACAGACTCATTAAAGCAAATTTAAGATTTGTAGTTTCCGTTGCTAAACAATATCAAAACCAAGGATTAACTTTACCCGACCTTATTAATGAAGGAAATATAGGACTTATAAAAGCAGCAAAAAGATTTGACGAAACCAAAGGGTTTAAATTTATTTCTTATGCAGTGTGGTGGATTAGACAATCTATTTTACAATCACTTGCCGAACATTCAAGAATTGTCCGCTTGCCGCTGAATAAAATAACAACAGCAAATAAAGTAAACAGAACATTTTATGAGCTTCTGCAAAGATACCACAGAGAACCGTCAATAAAAGAAATTGCGGACGAACTGAGAATTGCCCCTAAAGATGTACAAAAAGTAATAGCAGGTAATAATAAAAACATTTCAATGGATGCTCCCATCAATGATGATGAGAAAATGAATTTGTACAACATAATTATCAATGACAGTTCAGATTCGCCTGAAAAAGAAATGATCAAGCAGTCCTTAACCGCAGAATTGAAAAGAGTATTAGCAACATTGCCGTATCGAGAAGCAGAAATTATTAAACAATATTACGGTATTGAAATGCAACACCCTCTTACCCTTGAAGAAATAGGCTTAAATTTTGACATTACAAGAGAACGTGTAAGACAACTTAAAAGCCGCACTTTAAAAATTCTTAAAAGGAAAAGCAAAATCTTAAAAAAATATCTGTAA